A region of Nocardioides alkalitolerans DNA encodes the following proteins:
- a CDS encoding rhodanese-like domain-containing protein has product MVSIPTVSIDGVPNPLPEGLAVLDVREPHEWEAGHIAGAVHIPLSELPARLDEVPTEQTLVVCKAGGRSGQAVAWLAQQGRDVVNLDGGMLDWAGAGRPMESSSGQPPHVA; this is encoded by the coding sequence ATGGTCTCCATCCCCACCGTCTCGATCGACGGCGTCCCGAACCCCCTGCCCGAGGGCCTCGCCGTGCTCGACGTGCGCGAGCCCCACGAGTGGGAGGCCGGGCACATCGCCGGCGCGGTCCACATCCCGCTCAGCGAGCTGCCGGCCCGCCTCGACGAGGTGCCGACGGAGCAGACGCTCGTCGTGTGCAAGGCGGGCGGTCGCTCGGGTCAGGCGGTGGCGTGGCTGGCGCAGCAGGGTCGCGACGTCGTCAACCTCGACGGCGGGATGCTCGACTGGGCCGGCGCCGGACGCCCGATGGAGAGCAGCTCGGGCCAGCCGCCGCACGTCGCCTGA